A stretch of Bradyrhizobium sp. AZCC 2262 DNA encodes these proteins:
- a CDS encoding tripartite tricarboxylate transporter TctB family protein, with amino-acid sequence MTDLPQGPASRRVDRAGVVIALALAALAVMLVWDSRQLPTTTMYGMGPEVMPVVIAIGLGLLAIGNLIDALRGNLPPRESADPRAVLLILGGLALLIAIIGLGGGFILATSALFVTTSAAFGRRAILADSAIALVMSTLIYLAFDRLLTLSLPTGPLERLL; translated from the coding sequence ATGACAGACCTTCCGCAGGGGCCGGCGTCGCGGCGCGTCGACCGCGCCGGTGTCGTTATTGCGCTCGCGCTCGCCGCACTTGCCGTGATGCTGGTATGGGACTCGCGGCAACTGCCAACCACCACGATGTATGGCATGGGGCCCGAGGTGATGCCGGTCGTCATCGCCATCGGACTTGGTTTGCTTGCGATCGGCAATCTGATCGACGCGCTGCGCGGCAACCTGCCGCCGCGCGAGAGCGCCGATCCCAGGGCTGTCCTGCTGATCCTCGGCGGGCTGGCGCTGCTGATCGCCATCATCGGCCTCGGCGGCGGCTTCATCCTTGCGACGTCGGCACTGTTCGTCACCACGTCGGCGGCCTTTGGACGACGCGCCATTCTCGCCGACTCCGCCATCGCGCTCGTGATGAGCACGCTGATCTATCTCGCTTTCGATCGGCTGCTGACGTTGAGCCTCCCCACCGGGCCTCTGGAAAGACTGCTGTAA